From Coffea arabica cultivar ET-39 chromosome 2e, Coffea Arabica ET-39 HiFi, whole genome shotgun sequence, the proteins below share one genomic window:
- the LOC113732989 gene encoding rhodanese-like domain-containing protein 6 yields the protein MAANHSTIILSQNPEEAEERQQEKEDYGVLLYYKYFNTPIPDLQHLLDFYNSNCNSLSLLGRVRLSPTGVNVTVGGKMSALEKHIEAVKANSLFEGTDFKLASCHQPLNDKVARECGFTSLSVRIVKELVTLSSNPLLKSPEISNAGRHLSAVELHSVLQDAGKIQDKSNSSSDRRLILLDARNLYETRIGKFQNVNVKTLDPQIRQYSDLPSWIDDNSEQLRGNSILMYCTGGIRCEMASAYIKSKGVGFENVFQLYGGIQRYLEQFPDGGFFKGKNFVFDHRVSVGSLDSDVLGTCLLCGSSYDDYSSRCRCRYCRMLVLVCDGCQKKSPSYICELCKRSGKCVDSVSEMEDDNSEASEPAEIKLVSNSNQRKIPSSPALVNGSRTSKRLRILCLHGFRQNASGFKGRSGSLAKKLKALAELVFVNAPHELPFIYQPCLADHHNGISPSQDPCPPKVCSKKFAWLVGSDYQGKSDAGWTMADVPFDLLQYQQQTEGFDASLAYLRTVFSQAGPFDGILGFSQGAAMAALLCGQLGKLKGDVDFRFVILCSGFAINMEGFQQGSINLPSLHIFGNGKGRDRQINSQTSRHLASLFEDGCSEIIEHDLGHIIPTQSPHIERIKNFLQRFL from the exons ATGGCAGCAAATCACAGCACCATCATCCTCAGTCAAAATCCAGAAGAAGCCGAAGAACGAcaacaagaaaaggaagattATGGAGTATTATTATACTACAAATACTTCAACACTCCCATTCCCGACCTCCAGCATCTCCTCGACTTTTACAATTCCAACTGCAACTCCCTCTCCCTCCTCGGCCGCGTTCGCCTCTCCCCCACCGGCGTCAACGTCACC GTTGGTGGGAAAATGTCGGCACTAGAGAAGCACATTGAGGCTGTGAAGGCTAATAGTTTGTTCGAAGGGACAGATTTCAAGCTTGCATCTTGTCATCAACCTTTGAATGACAAGGTTGCCAGAGAATGCGGGTTCACTTCACTCTCAGTCCGGATTGTTAAG GAACTCGTCACTTTAAGTTCAAATCCATTATTGAAGTCACCAGAAATTTCAAATGCCGGGAGGCATCTTTCTGCAGTTGAGCTTCATTCTGTCCTTCAAGATGCTG GAAAAATTCAAGATAAATCTAATTCAAGTTCTGATAGGAGGCTAATCCTGTTAGATGCAAGGAATTTGTATGAGACTAGAATTGGGAAGTTCCAGAATGTAAATGTGAAAACTCTGGATCCCCAAATTCGGCAATATAGTGATCTTCCATCTTGGATAGATGATAACTCAGAGCAACTGCGAGGTAACAGTATTCTTAT GTATTGCACTGGAGGAATAAGATGTGAGATGGCTTCAGCTTATATTAAGTCTAAAGGTGTtggttttgaaaatgtattTCAG TTATATGGTGGCATTCAGCGTTACTTGGAACAATTTCCAGATGGTGGTTTCTTCAAGGGAAAGAATTTTGTTTTTGACCACAG GGTATCAGTTGGAAGCTTAGATTCAGATGTTTTAGGCACCTGCCTCCTTTGTGGCTCTTCATATGATGACTACTCTTCACGATGCCGATGCAGATATTGTAGGATGCTTGTCTTAGTCTGTGATGGATGTCAG AAAAAGAGTCCATCATATATCTGTGAACTGTGCAAAAGGAGTGGTAAATGTGTTGACTCAGTCTCAGAAATGGAAGATGACAATTCAGAAGCATCTGAACCAGCAGAAATCAAACTTGTTAGCAAttcaaatcaaagaaaaattccATCTTCCCCAGCATTGGTGAATG GTTCTAGGACCTCAAAAAGGTTGAGAATCCTGTGCTTGCATGGTTTTCGACAGAATGCTTCTGGTTTCAAAGGAAGATCTGGATCGCTAGCAAAGAAGCTAAAAGCTTTAGCAGAGCTTGTTTTTGTTAATGCACCTCATGAATTACCCTTTATATACCAACCTTGTTTGGCGGACCATCATAATGGTATATCACCATCCCAAGATCCATGTCCTCCAAAAGTTTGCAGTAAAAAGTTTGCATGGCTGGTTGGCTCTGATTATCAAGGAAAAAGTGATGCTGGATGGACTATGGCTGACGTTCCATTTGACTTGCTACAGTACCAACAACAGACAGAAGGTTTTGATGCATCGCTTgcttatttgagaactgtattTTCTCAAGCTGGTCCATTTGATGGAATCTTGGGATTTTCACAAGGGGCTGCAATGGCAGCTTTACTTTGTGGTCAACTAGGGAAGCTCAAGGGTGATGTAGATTTTAGATTCGTGATCTTGTGCTCTGGCTTTGCCATTAACATGGAGGGGTTTCAGCAAGGATCAATCAACCTCCCTTCCCTTCATATATTTGGCAATGGCAAAGGTAGAGACAGGCAAATCAACAGCCAAACAAGCAGACACCTTGCTTCATTATTTGAAGATGGCTGCTCAGAGATCATTGAGCATGACTTAGGTCATATAATTCCTACACAATCACCACATATTGAGaggataaaaaattttcttcaacgTTTCCTATGA